The Shewanella mangrovisoli genome has a window encoding:
- a CDS encoding dicarboxylate/amino acid:cation symporter, translated as MIKSLSTRIFIGLFAGLILGTLVQYFLNDIGFFSGNLVELAGGVGTMFVNMIMMLVVPLVFVSIVCGVCELQDLKSFGRLGGKTFGFYIVNTLVAISTALLVVLLLDPGKGVDMSSTDGVAITATELPSLMALLIDIVPRNPVAAFMSGNMLQVIFMALMLGGVIKSLGEHVAGAVQGFQTANKIMMKLISVVMSLAPYGVFALMFKLGATLDAAVFISVLEYVVIILALLLLWIFVVYPLAVGFFTPISAKSFREKTQEQVLFSLSTASSNATIPVTMRTLTEKLGVNRAVAGFGVPLGATMNMGGVAIYITIAIFFVANAFGMPITSEQLPSLLFSIFLLSVGAGGVPGGGMVMIGVLIHQMGLPIEAFAIVAALDRIIDMVLTSCNVVGDTAVLTIVDQTEKAHQVELADSES; from the coding sequence ATGATTAAATCACTTTCGACACGGATCTTTATCGGTCTGTTTGCGGGACTCATTCTTGGCACCTTAGTGCAATATTTTCTAAACGATATTGGCTTTTTTTCTGGCAATTTAGTCGAACTGGCTGGCGGCGTCGGCACTATGTTCGTCAATATGATCATGATGTTGGTCGTGCCTCTAGTGTTTGTCAGTATCGTTTGTGGCGTGTGTGAGCTGCAGGACTTAAAAAGCTTTGGCCGCCTTGGCGGCAAAACCTTCGGCTTTTACATCGTTAATACCCTGGTCGCTATCTCAACCGCCCTGTTAGTGGTGCTATTGCTCGACCCAGGTAAAGGCGTCGATATGAGCAGCACCGATGGTGTGGCCATTACCGCGACCGAACTCCCCAGCTTGATGGCGCTGCTGATTGATATAGTGCCGCGCAACCCGGTGGCGGCTTTTATGTCGGGCAATATGCTGCAAGTGATCTTTATGGCACTGATGTTGGGCGGGGTGATTAAATCCCTCGGCGAGCATGTGGCTGGCGCGGTACAAGGTTTTCAAACCGCCAATAAAATCATGATGAAACTGATTTCTGTGGTGATGAGTCTTGCGCCTTATGGCGTGTTTGCGCTGATGTTTAAGTTAGGCGCCACCTTAGATGCGGCGGTATTTATCAGTGTGCTCGAATATGTCGTGATCATTCTGGCGCTGTTATTACTGTGGATTTTTGTGGTCTATCCGCTGGCAGTAGGGTTCTTCACACCGATTTCGGCCAAGAGCTTTCGCGAGAAAACCCAAGAGCAAGTGCTGTTTTCCCTGTCTACCGCCAGCTCTAATGCCACGATTCCTGTGACTATGCGCACCCTAACGGAAAAGCTTGGGGTTAACCGCGCCGTGGCAGGCTTTGGTGTGCCGCTCGGGGCGACCATGAATATGGGCGGTGTGGCGATTTATATCACGATTGCGATTTTCTTTGTTGCCAATGCCTTCGGTATGCCAATCACCAGCGAGCAGCTGCCATCGCTGCTGTTTAGTATCTTTTTGTTATCTGTTGGCGCGGGTGGTGTACCCGGTGGCGGCATGGTGATGATCGGGGTGTTAATCCATCAAATGGGCTTGCCGATTGAAGCCTTTGCGATTGTGGCCGCACTGGATCGCATCATCGACATGGTGCTGACCTCTTGCAACGTGGTGGGGGATACGGCGGTATTGACCATAGTCGATCAAACCGAAAAGGCCCATCAAGTCGAGCTGGCCGATAGCGAGTCTTAA
- a CDS encoding condensin complex protein MksE, translating to MNESNQTVLVGTGAIIELLLKGEFICRTTNEDGWRALKNNSTRERVEAYLNQINRTVASAAEGDVFFCGYLQLGESERKVISSQFKDICQALIPMVEWLVLVQEASGQDAPLSEGAPVRLTELQSRIEDTPAFREQLAKLSQYRLFGSTSTNSDAQIKLVFKRLVELGYLVRPNVEKQIYIATGKLDYLYEVIRFIDETEGLSLEAQAETATQRDLL from the coding sequence ATGAATGAGTCAAACCAAACCGTATTAGTCGGCACGGGCGCCATTATCGAACTCTTGCTAAAAGGTGAGTTTATTTGCCGCACCACCAATGAAGATGGCTGGCGCGCATTGAAAAATAACAGTACCCGCGAGCGAGTCGAGGCTTATCTGAATCAAATCAATCGCACCGTGGCTTCGGCCGCCGAGGGCGATGTGTTTTTCTGCGGTTATTTGCAGTTAGGCGAAAGCGAACGCAAGGTGATTTCATCGCAGTTTAAGGATATTTGTCAGGCACTTATCCCTATGGTGGAGTGGCTGGTATTAGTGCAGGAAGCCAGTGGTCAAGATGCCCCCTTAAGCGAAGGCGCGCCAGTGCGATTAACCGAGCTGCAAAGCCGAATTGAAGATACCCCCGCGTTTCGTGAGCAGTTGGCCAAACTCAGCCAATACCGTTTATTCGGTTCAACCAGTACCAATAGCGATGCACAAATTAAGTTAGTGTTCAAACGCTTAGTGGAGCTTGGTTATCTGGTGCGCCCCAACGTTGAAAAACAGATTTATATCGCCACCGGCAAGCTGGATTACCTGTACGAAGTGATCCGCTTTATCGACGAAACCGAAGGCCTAAGCCTAGAAGCTCAGGCGGAAACGGCGACGCAGCGGGATTTACTATGA
- a CDS encoding ATP-binding protein has protein sequence MPSLIRIVLIDTHLPGVVELALNGHTNICGTNASGKTTLQRLVPVFYGEYPSRVVPSTRDSFERWYLPHDSSYIIYEYQKADGLLYQAVLASAGDGKGVNYRFIGKGFELSDYIKTQNGDTILCHTMAELGRELKRQGVATTNLLNTREYRAIIQNDRTLLSTGSNRSELRAYAHQFALCEGEHSLRHIEKLAKAVHSKEGKMETVKSMIAAILEEDGVNPPSSRLNPQRVEAWIRESQLIQGFEVIRPEFEKLEQEFNQLLSAEMRLSSLSRGYRNDESLEADRLEIQQTLSKELNLKLRMLDDEWKEVRDELNLDLSAAKGDVAKCEYELDAIEDQHGAFLDANIEQAKADLDMLPNWRADMENLSERHKLQTEKHQDIEAAYNARRSKIGEQLNRELEGLHADQDKQREARDKQREVARADLDALEAQWRSQMDAGKASFSEQEYQFKLNAAELKLRVDGVTYTEEEKLSLAIFDERIHRADEEQESCNAKVERLSNDERKLRAKREQANEALRIASLRVNERQTALDELHHMLFPQSHTLLEFLRKEAQGWEQSLGKVIAPELLHRTDLHPSVTGTSDTLFGVHLDLKAIDVPEYAASEQELRIRLSKAEEALQSAQELQAEAESQLVAINGELDKLSRELTFARTAYKNSRDDLRRLFDEKRSEQDKINKALAERKAFAQQRLTQLDGELKQLKHQHQLWLEEQKEQALEARMEKQAYWQEVIGALDNQLGQIKATIDARRESAKAEQKACETWYKNELKSRGVDEDNILKLKQQIRELETKISRAEQRRSEVLRFDDWYQHTWLLRKPKLQTQLSDVKRAASEIDQQLKAKTQEVKTRRQQLETDRKASDAAQIEASENLTKLRAVMRKLAELKLPANNEEAQGSLGERLRQGEDLLLKRDYLMGSVKQYVEHFDSVIASKSGSGLAETWERAREESSFINDKGIRLLDYRKLVPQLEQLLNVIVPQSIMALREQGRIFGVDLTAFYDVLADIDRRIASQSARITREVGEELFLDGVSESAVRIRSKISELEFWPELEQFVKAFKQWKADGFNGLPDEEYTNSMRRALDIIGRAALTGGIAKLLEIELRLKEGNSDLIIRTDRQLNESSSHGMAYLILCKFLLAFTRLLRGRADVTIHWPIDELGTLHHTNVKKIFDACGNNNISVLGAFPNPESEVLNLFENRYIINKQTKKLQVVKPKANPIADMLSKRLSKEAI, from the coding sequence ATGCCAAGCTTGATTCGTATTGTGCTGATTGATACGCACCTTCCGGGCGTTGTGGAACTCGCCCTCAATGGCCATACCAATATTTGTGGTACTAACGCCTCGGGTAAAACCACTCTACAACGTTTAGTGCCTGTATTTTATGGCGAATATCCTAGCCGCGTGGTGCCTTCAACCCGTGACAGTTTCGAGCGTTGGTACTTGCCACACGATTCAAGCTACATCATTTACGAATATCAAAAGGCCGATGGCTTGCTCTACCAAGCCGTGCTGGCGTCGGCGGGCGATGGTAAAGGGGTGAACTACCGTTTTATCGGCAAAGGTTTCGAGTTAAGCGATTACATTAAAACCCAAAATGGTGACACCATTTTATGCCACACCATGGCAGAACTGGGGCGCGAATTAAAACGCCAAGGCGTAGCCACCACTAACCTGCTGAATACCCGCGAATACCGCGCGATTATTCAAAACGATCGCACTCTGTTAAGCACGGGCAGCAACCGCAGCGAACTGCGAGCCTATGCGCACCAATTCGCCCTGTGTGAAGGTGAGCATTCACTGCGCCATATCGAAAAACTCGCCAAGGCGGTGCACTCCAAAGAAGGCAAAATGGAAACGGTCAAATCCATGATTGCCGCCATTTTGGAAGAAGACGGGGTTAATCCACCTAGTTCACGCCTCAATCCGCAACGCGTCGAGGCGTGGATCCGCGAGAGTCAATTAATTCAAGGCTTTGAAGTGATCCGCCCCGAGTTTGAAAAGCTCGAGCAGGAATTTAACCAATTGCTCAGCGCAGAAATGCGTCTCTCGAGCCTGTCCCGTGGTTATCGCAACGACGAAAGCCTAGAGGCCGATCGTTTAGAGATCCAACAAACCCTATCTAAGGAGCTGAATTTAAAGCTTCGAATGTTGGACGACGAATGGAAAGAAGTGCGTGACGAGCTTAACCTCGACCTATCCGCCGCCAAGGGCGACGTGGCTAAGTGCGAGTACGAGCTAGATGCGATTGAAGATCAGCACGGCGCCTTTTTAGATGCCAATATCGAGCAAGCCAAGGCCGACCTGGACATGCTGCCAAACTGGCGCGCGGACATGGAAAACTTAAGCGAGCGCCATAAATTACAAACCGAAAAACACCAAGATATTGAAGCGGCTTACAATGCCCGCCGCAGCAAAATTGGCGAGCAGTTAAACCGCGAGCTCGAAGGCTTACACGCGGATCAGGATAAACAACGTGAAGCGCGCGACAAACAGCGTGAAGTGGCAAGAGCCGATCTTGATGCCCTCGAAGCCCAATGGCGTAGCCAAATGGATGCGGGTAAGGCGAGCTTTAGCGAGCAGGAATATCAATTCAAACTCAATGCCGCCGAGCTTAAATTACGTGTCGATGGCGTGACCTACACCGAGGAAGAAAAGTTAAGCCTCGCAATTTTCGACGAGCGCATTCACCGCGCCGACGAAGAGCAAGAAAGCTGCAATGCTAAGGTTGAACGTTTAAGTAACGATGAGCGTAAGCTGCGCGCCAAACGCGAGCAAGCCAACGAAGCCCTACGTATCGCTAGCCTGCGGGTTAACGAGCGCCAAACCGCGCTCGATGAACTGCACCATATGCTGTTCCCGCAGTCCCATACCTTGCTCGAATTCCTGCGTAAGGAAGCCCAAGGTTGGGAGCAGAGTCTGGGTAAAGTGATTGCGCCCGAGTTACTGCATCGCACCGATTTGCATCCGAGCGTGACGGGGACGAGCGACACCCTGTTTGGGGTGCATTTGGATCTTAAAGCCATTGATGTGCCTGAATATGCCGCCTCCGAGCAGGAACTGCGCATTCGTTTAAGCAAGGCCGAAGAAGCACTGCAAAGCGCGCAGGAATTACAGGCCGAGGCCGAATCTCAGCTGGTGGCGATTAACGGCGAGCTGGATAAACTCAGCCGTGAACTGACCTTTGCCCGCACGGCTTACAAGAATAGCCGCGATGATTTACGTCGTCTGTTCGATGAAAAACGCAGTGAGCAGGACAAGATCAACAAGGCGCTGGCCGAGCGTAAAGCCTTTGCCCAGCAGCGCTTAACTCAACTCGATGGCGAGTTGAAGCAGCTTAAGCATCAACACCAGCTCTGGCTCGAAGAGCAAAAAGAGCAGGCGCTCGAAGCGCGGATGGAAAAACAAGCCTACTGGCAGGAAGTGATTGGCGCGCTCGACAATCAACTCGGGCAAATCAAGGCCACCATCGACGCTCGCCGCGAAAGCGCTAAGGCCGAGCAGAAAGCCTGCGAAACCTGGTACAAAAACGAGCTTAAATCCCGCGGTGTGGATGAGGACAATATCCTTAAACTCAAGCAACAAATCCGTGAGCTTGAAACCAAAATCAGCCGCGCCGAGCAGCGCCGCAGCGAAGTACTGCGCTTCGACGATTGGTATCAACACACTTGGTTGCTGCGTAAGCCTAAGTTGCAGACCCAATTGAGCGATGTGAAACGTGCCGCCTCGGAAATCGATCAGCAGCTTAAAGCTAAGACTCAAGAGGTGAAGACCCGCCGTCAACAACTCGAGACCGACCGTAAGGCCTCGGATGCGGCGCAGATTGAAGCCTCTGAAAACTTAACCAAACTGCGCGCCGTGATGCGTAAGTTGGCCGAGCTGAAACTGCCCGCCAACAATGAAGAAGCTCAGGGTAGCCTCGGTGAGCGTTTGCGTCAGGGCGAAGACTTACTGCTAAAACGCGATTATTTGATGGGCTCGGTTAAGCAATATGTGGAGCATTTCGACTCTGTGATTGCCAGCAAGTCAGGCTCAGGTTTAGCCGAGACTTGGGAGCGTGCCCGCGAAGAGTCGAGCTTTATTAACGACAAAGGTATTCGCCTGCTGGATTACCGCAAGCTAGTGCCACAGCTAGAACAGTTACTCAATGTGATTGTGCCGCAATCGATTATGGCGCTGCGTGAACAGGGGCGGATCTTCGGAGTCGACTTAACCGCCTTCTACGATGTGCTTGCCGATATCGATCGTCGCATCGCCTCCCAGAGTGCACGTATTACCCGCGAAGTGGGCGAGGAGTTATTCCTCGATGGCGTATCCGAGTCTGCGGTCCGTATTCGCTCTAAGATCAGTGAATTAGAGTTTTGGCCTGAGCTTGAACAGTTCGTTAAAGCCTTTAAACAGTGGAAGGCCGACGGCTTTAATGGTCTGCCCGATGAGGAATACACCAACAGCATGCGCCGCGCCTTAGACATTATTGGTCGCGCGGCCTTAACTGGCGGCATTGCTAAGTTGCTGGAAATCGAGCTGCGTCTCAAAGAGGGCAATAGCGACCTGATTATCCGCACCGACAGACAGCTGAACGAATCCTCCAGCCACGGTATGGCTTATCTGATCTTGTGTAAGTTCCTGTTGGCATTCACGCGCTTGCTACGTGGCCGTGCCGATGTGACCATTCACTGGCCGATCGACGAGCTGGGCACGCTGCACCACACCAACGTGAAGAAGATTTTCGATGCCTGTGGTAACAACAATATCAGCGTGTTAGGCGCCTTCCCGAACCCTGAGTCAGAAGTGCTGAACCTATTCGAGAACCGTTACATTATCAATAAACAAACCAAGAAGTTGCAGGTGGTGAAGCCCAAAGCCAATCCGATTGCCGATATGTTGAGTAAACGCCTGAGCAAGGAGGCCATCTAA
- a CDS encoding DUF7010 family protein, whose protein sequence is MQYQSLDQQLIEYRQKRALAMPLSGMMVWGLLFILSFMLPASQMVMVTFIGTGSIVYLAMGVSRLTGENISFKKSADRNWFETVFLAAVGMSFLTFSISIPFFMENYLALPFALAVQTGLMWLVFGVLAAQKVAIVHAIVRTVACVAAFLLWPELSFQLQPLIVVVCYGFSIPLMERRWKIQQNLCVAS, encoded by the coding sequence ATGCAATATCAATCACTGGATCAACAACTTATCGAATACCGCCAAAAACGTGCTTTAGCTATGCCCTTATCTGGCATGATGGTCTGGGGACTATTGTTTATCTTGAGTTTTATGCTTCCAGCATCGCAAATGGTGATGGTAACATTTATCGGCACGGGTTCTATTGTCTATCTTGCTATGGGAGTCTCGCGTCTCACCGGTGAGAATATCTCCTTCAAGAAAAGCGCTGATCGTAATTGGTTTGAGACTGTGTTTCTGGCTGCGGTGGGGATGAGCTTTTTAACCTTTAGCATCAGTATTCCCTTTTTTATGGAAAACTATTTAGCCTTGCCCTTCGCCCTTGCAGTACAAACAGGATTAATGTGGTTGGTTTTCGGCGTGTTAGCGGCGCAAAAGGTGGCGATTGTACATGCGATTGTGCGCACTGTGGCTTGCGTGGCTGCCTTTCTGTTATGGCCTGAGTTGAGTTTTCAGCTTCAACCTTTGATTGTGGTGGTATGTTATGGGTTTTCGATTCCACTCATGGAACGTCGTTGGAAGATTCAGCAAAATCTTTGTGTTGCCAGTTAG
- a CDS encoding intradiol ring-cleavage dioxygenase, translating to MTKNTRPSSALKTALNTTIDNAPRRTLLKAIGWTLVASPLVGLVGCGSESEESTNDSSNSNTDTGSGADVTTPSDWASGGTASMTVNFPDTSLFTASGACALALTQSAVEGPCYFQVDNRDDISDAESGLPMQICFQVIDKDCNPLSGLEVEVWHCNVAGVYSGDTSGSADKSRFNSGYCTGNSSKALQSQWFRGTQVTDSEGRVNFKSCFPGWYSGRTIHVHFRIRNNNNDQLVSQLGFSESLTTEICTSHPEYLTRGQQDTSLSRDNIFGSNYSAFLFNTSQNDDGSLLAWRTLQLN from the coding sequence ATGACAAAAAATACCCGCCCATCTTCAGCGCTTAAAACGGCGCTAAACACCACGATAGACAACGCCCCGCGCCGCACCTTACTCAAAGCCATTGGCTGGACATTGGTCGCGAGTCCCTTGGTCGGCTTAGTCGGCTGCGGTTCGGAGTCCGAAGAAAGTACCAACGACAGTAGCAATAGCAACACTGATACCGGCTCAGGTGCCGATGTGACGACCCCGAGCGATTGGGCCAGTGGTGGCACCGCCAGCATGACGGTCAACTTCCCCGACACCAGCCTCTTCACCGCCAGTGGTGCCTGTGCCTTGGCATTAACCCAATCGGCGGTGGAAGGGCCTTGCTATTTCCAAGTCGATAATCGGGATGATATTTCGGATGCCGAATCGGGTTTGCCTATGCAGATTTGCTTTCAAGTGATTGATAAAGATTGCAATCCATTGAGCGGATTAGAGGTGGAAGTCTGGCATTGTAATGTCGCTGGCGTTTACTCAGGCGACACCAGTGGCAGTGCGGATAAGAGTCGCTTTAACAGTGGCTATTGCACCGGAAATTCGAGTAAGGCGCTGCAATCCCAGTGGTTTAGGGGCACCCAAGTGACCGACAGCGAGGGGCGAGTTAACTTTAAATCCTGCTTTCCGGGCTGGTACTCGGGGCGCACTATCCATGTGCACTTTCGGATACGAAACAACAATAACGACCAGTTGGTCTCCCAACTGGGCTTTAGCGAGAGTTTGACGACCGAGATTTGCACCAGCCATCCCGAATATCTGACCCGTGGCCAGCAAGATACCAGCCTGAGTCGCGACAATATTTTTGGTAGCAATTACAGCGCGTTTCTATTTAATACCAGCCAAAATGACGATGGCTCACTCCTAGCGTGGCGCACACTCCAGTTGAATTAA
- a CDS encoding TIGR00645 family protein has product MEQIFERLMYASRWIMAPIYLGLSLVLLGLGIKFFQEIFHILPIIFEMTEVDLVLVTLSLIDITLVGGLIVMVMFSGYENFVSQLDVGEDSEKLAWLGKLDSGSLKNKVAASIVAISSIHLLKIFMDVKNIDNDKIMWYLLIHITFVLSAFAMGYLDKLTRK; this is encoded by the coding sequence ATGGAACAAATATTTGAAAGGCTAATGTACGCATCACGCTGGATTATGGCGCCCATCTACTTGGGGCTGAGTCTAGTGTTGTTGGGTTTAGGCATTAAATTCTTCCAAGAGATCTTCCATATTTTGCCGATTATTTTTGAGATGACCGAAGTCGATCTAGTGCTGGTCACCCTGTCCTTGATTGATATCACCCTAGTAGGCGGTCTGATTGTGATGGTGATGTTTTCTGGCTATGAGAATTTTGTCTCACAGCTAGATGTCGGTGAAGACAGTGAGAAGCTCGCTTGGTTGGGTAAATTGGATTCGGGTTCACTGAAAAACAAAGTGGCTGCATCCATTGTGGCGATTTCGTCTATCCACCTGCTAAAAATCTTTATGGATGTGAAGAATATCGATAACGACAAAATCATGTGGTACTTGCTTATCCATATCACCTTTGTGCTGTCGGCCTTTGCCATGGGCTACTTGGATAAACTGACACGTAAGTAA